From a single Flavobacterium sp. genomic region:
- a CDS encoding O-antigen ligase family protein gives MIFLKKINDFCLYLLVLSVVFEFWNPFDLKGVLSITMVVFFIYIISTLPFLNKRLSFFYLGPYIKPILLFLLIEAISSFLNITYIEELNDLFTTRILKFLFLLLILGNHLISNPTILLYVLKIYTFGIFLLSVLFLFGIGVDIDFTEGESRLIIFGENPNNIGIKAVIGALILLSFILEQKFNIIYKIFMGLMLVPIFPLISATASRGAVFTFFIGAAVMILLLKKNFKVKFLIIILASIVGVLLFNYFLSNEIFYTRFMQFVDEGKTGRNDIWEIAFGFFVDNPFLGVGRSGFKPMMKETFGGAMGAHNAFLEILATTGLIGFIVFMIFYFRLLILAHNNFKRTKTVLIFLLFSAITLHIFKAGGAISSLFVWFVFAILIGSTRMNNHVIN, from the coding sequence ATGATTTTTTTAAAAAAAATAAATGATTTCTGTTTGTACTTATTAGTACTTTCTGTTGTTTTTGAATTTTGGAATCCTTTTGATTTAAAAGGAGTACTTTCTATAACAATGGTCGTTTTTTTTATTTATATAATTTCCACTTTACCATTTCTTAATAAACGTTTATCTTTTTTTTACCTGGGGCCTTATATTAAACCTATTTTATTATTTCTACTGATAGAAGCAATATCATCATTTTTAAATATTACTTATATAGAAGAATTAAATGATCTTTTTACTACAAGAATTTTAAAATTTTTATTTTTATTGTTAATTTTAGGAAATCACTTGATATCAAACCCAACAATTCTATTGTATGTTTTAAAAATATATACGTTTGGTATTTTTTTATTAAGTGTTTTATTTCTGTTTGGAATAGGTGTAGATATTGATTTTACAGAAGGTGAGAGTAGGCTTATAATTTTTGGTGAAAATCCAAATAATATAGGTATTAAGGCTGTTATAGGAGCTTTAATTTTGCTTTCATTTATTTTGGAACAAAAATTTAATATAATTTATAAAATTTTTATGGGACTCATGTTAGTTCCTATATTTCCTTTAATTTCAGCAACTGCTTCAAGAGGTGCAGTTTTTACATTTTTCATTGGAGCAGCAGTTATGATTTTGCTTTTAAAGAAAAATTTTAAAGTTAAATTTTTAATAATAATTTTAGCTTCTATTGTAGGAGTATTATTATTTAATTATTTTTTAAGTAATGAGATTTTTTATACTAGATTTATGCAATTTGTAGATGAAGGGAAAACAGGAAGAAATGATATATGGGAAATTGCATTTGGTTTTTTTGTTGATAATCCATTTTTAGGAGTAGGGAGGTCTGGTTTTAAACCTATGATGAAAGAAACTTTTGGTGGGGCAATGGGAGCTCATAATGCTTTTCTTGAAATATTAGCTACAACGGGCTTAATTGGTTTTATCGTATTTATGATTTTTTATTTTAGACTTTTAATCCTTGCACATAATAATTTCAAAAGGACAAAAACAGTGTTAATTTTTTTGCTTTTTTCTGCAATAACGCTCCATATATTTAAAGCGGGGGGAGCTATTTCTAGTTTGTTTGTTTGGTTTGTTTTTGCAATTTTAATAGGTTCAACAAGAATGAATAATCATGTAATAAATTAA
- a CDS encoding glycosyltransferase family 4 protein, which translates to MKILIISDNYPSEQHPTNGVFVYNLVQQFAKLGHEVIVIAPFQLVPRKIKFKKVVYGNELAKVYRPLFTSLSTKQIGSFNTYTIARKIQVNAIQRIIKKNKIEFDVVYCHFIKNALLGVEALEKYNKPFIAAVGENRNIQLVQKWYNKNTYTKFFNKIDGFIAVSELIKEKLIDMKVSQDKIIVEPNGVDFEVYYKRENINELREKYNLPQNKTLVMFLGHFIENKGPLRLVKAAEGIENIGLVMVGEGKQNPESTDIVFKQKVPRSCVPELLSASDIFVLPTQHEGSSNAIIEAMACGLPIISSDIPEIRVQCTSDFSILVDPNDISQIRTALEKLLVNEQLRDKMSLHAIEHAQKFSIERRTERIIKFIKSFL; encoded by the coding sequence ATGAAAATATTAATAATATCAGATAATTACCCATCGGAACAACATCCTACTAATGGAGTTTTTGTATACAATTTAGTGCAACAATTTGCAAAACTAGGGCATGAAGTAATTGTTATTGCGCCTTTTCAATTAGTGCCAAGAAAAATAAAATTTAAAAAAGTAGTATATGGTAATGAATTAGCAAAGGTTTACCGTCCATTATTTACTTCTTTATCCACAAAACAAATAGGAAGTTTTAATACCTATACAATTGCTCGTAAAATACAAGTAAATGCAATACAACGTATTATAAAGAAAAATAAAATTGAGTTTGATGTAGTGTATTGTCATTTTATAAAAAATGCATTATTAGGTGTAGAAGCATTAGAAAAATATAATAAGCCATTTATTGCAGCTGTAGGTGAAAATAGAAATATCCAATTAGTACAAAAATGGTATAATAAGAATACATATACGAAATTTTTCAATAAAATAGATGGTTTTATAGCTGTTTCTGAATTGATAAAAGAGAAATTGATAGATATGAAAGTTTCTCAAGATAAAATTATTGTAGAGCCTAATGGGGTGGATTTTGAAGTGTATTATAAAAGGGAAAATATAAATGAGCTTAGAGAAAAATATAATTTACCTCAAAATAAAACATTAGTTATGTTTTTAGGACATTTTATAGAAAACAAAGGGCCTCTAAGATTGGTTAAAGCAGCTGAAGGAATTGAGAACATTGGTCTAGTTATGGTAGGGGAAGGAAAACAAAATCCAGAAAGCACAGATATTGTTTTCAAACAGAAAGTACCTAGAAGTTGTGTTCCTGAACTTTTATCAGCTTCGGATATCTTTGTTTTACCAACGCAGCACGAAGGCTCTAGTAACGCTATAATTGAAGCAATGGCTTGTGGATTACCTATAATTTCATCTGATATTCCTGAAATAAGAGTGCAATGTACTTCAGATTTTTCAATTTTAGTTGATCCAAATGATATTTCTCAAATTAGAACAGCACTAGAAAAACTATTAGTAAATGAACAATTAAGAGATAAAATGTCATTACATGCTATTGAACATGCACAAAAATTTAGTATAGAAAGAAGAACTGAAAGAATTATTAAATTTATAAAGTCGTTTTTATAA
- a CDS encoding MBOAT family O-acyltransferase, which produces MLFNSYGFAVFLPIVFLLYWFIAKKSIVKQNFLLIIASYFFYACWDYRFLFLLIFSTILDYFTAIKMSQSSSKVNKKLWFWISIIINLGFLGVFKYYNFFAESFINFISFFGFEASYFTLNIILPVGISFYTFHGLSYVIDIYYNRIKPERNFVDYSLFVCYFPLLVAGPIERATHLLPQIKRKRNFDYYKAVDGLKQILWGLFKKMVIADNCAEFANLYFNNYNDYSGSSLILGAIFFTFQIYCDFSGYSDIALGTSRLFGIELLRNFSFPYFSRDIAEFWRRWHISLSSWFRDYLYIPLGGSKGGMWMKVRNTFIIFIVSGFWHGANWTFIVWGFLNALYFMPLLLTNNNRNNFEIVAKGRFFPSFRDALNMFLTFTLTVFAWIFFRADNLEHAFSYIKKIFESPFLNLSDIPILSYVVIVLIIFFILIEWIGRTGEYALQNLKYNNYRFLEWCFYFIIIISIFLFAGKEQDFIYFQF; this is translated from the coding sequence ATGTTATTCAATTCTTATGGTTTTGCTGTTTTTTTGCCTATTGTTTTTCTTTTATATTGGTTTATAGCTAAAAAAAGTATAGTAAAACAAAATTTTTTATTAATTATAGCTAGTTATTTTTTTTATGCTTGTTGGGATTATAGATTTTTATTTTTATTGATTTTTTCAACTATTTTGGATTATTTTACTGCTATTAAAATGTCGCAATCAAGTTCTAAAGTAAATAAAAAATTATGGTTTTGGATAAGTATAATTATTAATTTAGGATTTTTAGGAGTTTTTAAATACTACAATTTTTTTGCTGAATCTTTTATAAATTTTATTAGTTTTTTTGGTTTTGAGGCTAGTTACTTTACTTTAAATATCATTTTACCGGTTGGAATATCATTCTATACATTTCACGGTTTATCGTATGTAATTGATATTTATTACAATAGGATAAAACCAGAAAGAAATTTTGTGGATTATTCTCTTTTTGTATGTTATTTTCCTCTATTAGTTGCAGGACCTATTGAACGTGCAACTCATTTGTTACCGCAAATAAAAAGAAAGAGGAATTTTGATTACTATAAAGCAGTTGATGGTCTTAAGCAAATACTATGGGGGCTATTCAAAAAAATGGTAATTGCAGATAACTGTGCTGAATTTGCAAATTTATATTTCAATAATTATAATGATTATTCTGGAAGTTCTTTAATTCTTGGAGCAATATTTTTCACTTTTCAAATTTATTGTGATTTTTCTGGTTATTCGGATATTGCTTTAGGAACTTCGAGATTATTTGGCATTGAATTGTTAAGGAATTTTTCTTTTCCATATTTTTCTAGGGATATAGCGGAATTTTGGAGAAGATGGCATATTTCACTTTCTTCTTGGTTTAGAGATTATTTATATATTCCATTAGGAGGTAGTAAAGGAGGTATGTGGATGAAAGTTAGAAATACTTTTATTATATTTATTGTAAGTGGCTTTTGGCATGGGGCAAATTGGACTTTTATTGTATGGGGTTTCTTGAACGCATTGTATTTTATGCCATTATTATTGACAAATAATAATAGAAATAATTTTGAAATAGTTGCTAAAGGAAGGTTTTTTCCATCTTTTAGAGATGCTTTAAATATGTTTTTAACATTCACTTTAACTGTATTTGCTTGGATATTTTTTAGAGCAGATAATTTAGAGCATGCTTTTAGCTATATTAAGAAAATTTTTGAATCCCCATTTCTTAACCTTTCGGATATACCAATTTTATCATACGTTGTAATAGTATTAATTATTTTCTTTATTCTCATAGAATGGATAGGCCGAACAGGTGAATATGCACTTCAAAATTTAAAATATAATAATTACCGCTTTTTAGAATGGTGTTTTTATTTTATAATTATTATTTCTATTTTTCTGTTTGCAGGTAAAGAGCAAGATTTTATTTATTTTCAATTCTAA
- a CDS encoding carbohydrate deacetylase, protein MKIIINADDFGFTKSVNEAVFTLAKKGTLTSTTVMVNMPYWEEVDKLLEYPNFGIGLHFNITQGKPILDASEISTIVNSETGEFYEFKELRKRSKQGKINVNDVYKELKAQILLLKQRVGDRLTHMDSHQGVHKYKPISNAFLSLGKENIVLGLRSPHHLFITDAIVPEVVGIKNIFKFGIKRYITELYYRKYNVAFRKYYVMPEGELLNINLKKVDTFEALEKLIALEKLYIEIPCHPATSITDLPKTKLTDKRLQEFEILKSESFKNSLNKFQLISFKDLKK, encoded by the coding sequence ATGAAAATAATTATCAATGCTGATGATTTTGGTTTTACAAAGTCGGTAAATGAAGCAGTATTCACATTAGCTAAAAAGGGAACATTAACCTCTACAACCGTTATGGTTAATATGCCTTATTGGGAAGAGGTAGATAAATTATTAGAATATCCTAATTTTGGCATTGGTCTGCATTTTAATATAACTCAAGGAAAGCCTATTTTAGATGCGTCAGAAATTTCAACAATTGTGAATAGTGAAACGGGAGAGTTTTATGAATTTAAAGAATTAAGAAAAAGGAGTAAACAAGGAAAAATAAATGTTAATGACGTTTATAAAGAATTAAAGGCTCAAATTTTATTATTAAAACAGCGTGTAGGAGATCGTTTAACTCATATGGATTCGCATCAAGGAGTACATAAATATAAGCCCATTTCAAATGCTTTTTTATCTTTAGGGAAAGAAAACATAGTATTAGGTTTACGTTCACCTCATCATTTGTTTATTACTGATGCTATAGTTCCTGAGGTTGTTGGAATTAAAAATATTTTTAAGTTTGGAATAAAAAGATATATAACAGAATTGTATTATAGAAAATATAATGTTGCTTTTCGCAAATATTATGTAATGCCTGAAGGGGAACTTTTAAATATAAATTTAAAAAAAGTAGATACTTTTGAAGCATTGGAAAAATTAATTGCTTTAGAAAAGTTATATATTGAAATTCCTTGCCATCCAGCTACATCAATTACAGATTTGCCAAAGACAAAATTAACTGATAAAAGACTACAAGAGTTCGAAATATTGAAGTCTGAAAGTTTTAAAAATAGCCTCAATAAGTTTCAATTAATTAGCTTTAAAGATTTAAAAAAATGA
- a CDS encoding carbohydrate deacetylase, with amino-acid sequence MKIIINADDFGMTKSINNAITELMHLGTITSTTVMVNMPYANEAIELLKIPNISIGLHFNLTEGKPTSSIDEVSSLVDKKGNFHSKKELESRAKKNLIKKEEVLLELKNQYAKLYDILGDNITHFDSHQGLNRIPVVFKALLDFGKETQKPKGIRFYVKHYIQNSGKVIVPGLFDIQKFGIKRLLVEQYLKNNKNQINKYFKSPEGMLVTSSHNAIDVFKALVKNPLAKFENAILEIPCHPSIDITELENTKLTDERVIEYQFLKSTAFLEAKKSLDLVSFNSVVA; translated from the coding sequence ATGAAAATAATTATCAACGCAGACGATTTTGGAATGACAAAGTCAATAAATAATGCAATAACAGAATTAATGCATTTAGGAACTATTACTTCTACAACAGTAATGGTAAATATGCCTTATGCAAATGAGGCAATAGAGTTACTTAAAATCCCAAATATTAGTATTGGACTTCATTTTAATTTAACGGAAGGAAAACCAACGTCTTCTATTGATGAAGTATCTTCTTTAGTTGATAAAAAGGGTAATTTTCATTCTAAAAAAGAATTAGAGAGTAGAGCAAAGAAAAATTTAATTAAAAAAGAAGAAGTATTATTAGAGTTGAAAAACCAATATGCAAAGCTTTATGATATTTTAGGAGACAATATAACACACTTTGATTCCCACCAAGGACTTAATAGAATTCCAGTAGTTTTTAAAGCATTATTGGATTTTGGAAAAGAAACTCAAAAGCCAAAAGGAATTCGTTTTTATGTTAAGCACTATATACAAAATTCAGGAAAAGTAATTGTTCCTGGTTTATTTGATATCCAAAAATTTGGAATTAAACGTTTGCTAGTGGAGCAATACCTTAAAAATAATAAAAATCAAATTAATAAATATTTTAAGAGCCCTGAAGGGATGTTGGTTACAAGTTCTCATAATGCTATTGATGTTTTTAAAGCTTTGGTAAAAAATCCTTTGGCAAAATTTGAGAATGCAATTTTAGAGATACCTTGTCATCCATCTATTGATATAACTGAATTAGAAAACACAAAGTTAACAGATGAAAGAGTTATAGAATACCAATTTTTGAAATCAACAGCATTTCTTGAAGCAAAGAAAAGTTTAGATTTAGTTAGTTTCAATTCTGTAGTAGCATAA
- a CDS encoding glycosyltransferase family 4 protein: MENKINLVHINSYFLTNKLHEELVMSLRDMNASIHQTVYIPINKKDKINSDYCESKNILYTISKAFSNLERYFWPLKMLSIYKDFNKKVKNDKITITHAHSLISNGIISFLLFKKKAIPYVVTVRNTDINIFMKKSIFFRKIGFKILNSAESIMVLSPAYKNIQLRECLTTFQFEQLKDKIKVIPNGVNDFWIKNRYFDESKNSNCIEILFVGKLRENKNCSALIKACKILKEKGIDFQLTIVGEGYLKDKLQEEAKGIKVRFVGFISDKEQLLKIYRNSNLLVVPSFKESFGLVYVEAMTQGLPVVYTKGQGFDGNYEEGVVGFSVMPKEHEKIAEAIQKIKENYNEISKNAYNHALDFSWTYNSKMLNDIYTKIE; this comes from the coding sequence ATGGAAAATAAGATAAATTTAGTACATATTAATTCCTATTTTCTTACTAATAAGTTACATGAAGAGTTAGTTATGTCCTTAAGGGATATGAATGCTTCAATTCATCAAACTGTATATATTCCAATAAACAAAAAGGATAAAATAAATAGCGATTATTGTGAATCTAAAAATATTTTATATACAATTTCCAAAGCTTTTTCAAATCTTGAAAGATATTTCTGGCCATTAAAAATGTTATCTATTTATAAGGATTTTAATAAAAAAGTAAAAAATGATAAAATAACAATTACCCATGCACATTCGTTAATATCTAATGGCATTATTTCCTTTTTATTATTTAAAAAGAAAGCTATTCCTTATGTTGTTACAGTTAGAAATACAGATATAAATATATTCATGAAAAAATCTATTTTTTTTAGAAAAATAGGTTTCAAAATATTAAATAGTGCTGAATCAATAATGGTTTTATCACCAGCTTATAAGAACATACAATTAAGAGAATGCTTAACAACATTTCAATTTGAGCAACTGAAAGATAAGATTAAAGTTATTCCTAACGGAGTGAATGATTTTTGGATTAAAAATAGATATTTTGATGAGTCTAAAAACAGTAATTGCATAGAAATTCTTTTCGTTGGTAAGCTTCGTGAAAATAAAAATTGTAGTGCATTAATTAAAGCTTGTAAAATATTAAAAGAAAAAGGTATTGACTTCCAACTTACAATTGTAGGTGAAGGTTATCTTAAAGATAAATTGCAAGAAGAAGCAAAAGGTATAAAAGTTAGATTTGTAGGTTTTATTTCAGATAAGGAACAATTATTAAAAATATATAGGAATTCGAATCTTTTAGTGGTGCCTTCATTTAAAGAATCTTTTGGATTAGTATATGTAGAAGCAATGACTCAAGGGTTGCCAGTGGTTTATACAAAAGGCCAAGGATTTGACGGAAATTACGAAGAAGGAGTAGTTGGTTTTTCAGTAATGCCAAAAGAACATGAAAAAATAGCAGAAGCTATTCAAAAAATAAAAGAAAATTACAATGAAATCTCGAAAAATGCTTATAATCATGCTTTAGACTTTTCGTGGACATACAATTCTAAAATGCTTAATGATATTTATACTAAAATAGAATAA
- a CDS encoding glycosyltransferase family 4 protein, whose protein sequence is MKILYIHQYFKTPREPGATRIYFIVQQLLKEGHKVTVITQNKKITASNREEVYIDGINIVYLKNAYSNEMSIPMRIKSFFNFMYKSSFEVFKHKNIDLVIATSTPLSVGLPALLLKKIKGIPFVFEVRDLWPEVPIQMGGLKNSLVKKIAIWFEKTIYKNASHIVALSPGMYDGVIKYVSSDKVSMIPNMAKKEHFWPREKSKDCIKKLQLRENSFKVIHFGTMGIANGLQYFIEAAKIAHDKGIMDVDFILLGEGKAEKTLKLFAESNKLTNVFFYERLAMKETSEVVNVCDISVVPFLNIPILSTNSPNKLFDSLAAGKPIIVNSNGWTKKMVEENSCGAFVDPENPNELFELIMEWKNHPNLLKIMGDNSRKLAETTYDESILTKRFASIINTFNNK, encoded by the coding sequence ATGAAAATTCTTTATATACACCAATACTTTAAAACTCCGAGAGAACCCGGAGCTACTCGTATTTATTTTATTGTTCAGCAACTTTTAAAGGAGGGGCATAAAGTTACAGTTATTACTCAAAATAAAAAAATAACAGCATCCAATAGAGAAGAAGTCTATATAGACGGTATTAATATAGTTTATTTGAAAAATGCTTATTCAAATGAAATGAGTATTCCTATGCGGATTAAATCATTTTTTAATTTTATGTACAAATCTTCTTTTGAAGTTTTTAAACATAAAAATATTGATTTAGTTATTGCTACATCTACACCCTTATCAGTTGGACTTCCCGCCCTATTATTAAAAAAAATCAAAGGTATTCCTTTTGTTTTTGAAGTTAGAGATTTGTGGCCAGAAGTGCCTATACAAATGGGGGGGCTTAAAAATTCTTTAGTAAAAAAAATAGCTATTTGGTTTGAAAAAACAATCTATAAAAATGCAAGCCATATAGTTGCTTTATCTCCAGGTATGTATGATGGTGTTATTAAATATGTTTCATCTGATAAAGTATCAATGATTCCCAATATGGCTAAGAAAGAACATTTTTGGCCAAGAGAAAAAAGCAAAGATTGTATTAAAAAGTTACAACTTAGAGAAAATTCTTTTAAAGTAATTCATTTTGGTACAATGGGTATTGCAAATGGCCTTCAATATTTTATTGAAGCTGCAAAAATTGCTCATGATAAAGGAATAATGGATGTTGATTTTATTCTTTTAGGAGAAGGAAAAGCAGAAAAAACTTTAAAATTATTCGCTGAAAGTAATAAATTAACAAATGTATTTTTTTACGAAAGATTAGCAATGAAAGAGACAAGTGAAGTAGTAAATGTTTGTGATATTTCGGTTGTCCCATTTCTAAATATTCCAATTTTAAGTACTAATTCACCAAATAAATTATTTGATTCTTTAGCTGCTGGTAAACCAATAATAGTAAATTCAAATGGTTGGACAAAAAAAATGGTAGAGGAAAATAGTTGTGGTGCTTTTGTAGACCCAGAAAATCCAAATGAATTATTTGAACTTATCATGGAATGGAAAAATCATCCTAATTTACTAAAGATTATGGGTGATAATAGTAGAAAATTAGCTGAAACTACTTATGATGAATCCATATTAACCAAAAGGTTTGCAAGTATTATAAATACTTTTAATAACAAGTAA
- a CDS encoding sugar-transfer associated ATP-grasp domain-containing protein produces MKNILYLGFFILKTDYKDLIKSINCTSKKGYNKLFLCIRMVINSLWYGSSFVDYYNFQFYRKNKEQKKEYATMGIMYKFHNKMNHKDFIDEVDNKKTFFKTFNKFCNPAFLYTQKDMDIITTVILERINQKIVIKNPESSGGKGVRIFQVQKKENSIMIGDEELITFLKNHFKENEYFYFEDFIVQHESIANISPSAVNTIRMITLLNDENRVDIIGSVFRISVDCPIDNYSAGNLAAEIDSETGVVISGGIRKRSSCDSYHEIHPSTKQQILGLKVPFWNEIKQLVTEAAHIVPQVRTVGWDIAITPSGPIIIEGNSKWNKDTWQIPAGKGKLHVIKKYL; encoded by the coding sequence ATGAAAAATATTCTATATTTAGGTTTTTTTATTTTGAAGACGGATTATAAAGATTTAATAAAATCAATCAATTGTACTTCAAAAAAAGGGTATAACAAACTATTTTTGTGTATAAGAATGGTAATAAACTCATTATGGTATGGTTCTTCATTTGTAGACTATTATAATTTCCAATTCTATAGAAAAAATAAAGAGCAGAAGAAAGAATATGCAACAATGGGTATTATGTATAAGTTTCACAATAAAATGAATCATAAAGATTTTATTGATGAGGTTGATAATAAAAAGACATTTTTCAAAACGTTTAATAAATTCTGTAATCCAGCTTTTTTATATACCCAAAAAGATATGGATATCATCACAACCGTTATTTTGGAACGAATTAATCAAAAAATTGTGATTAAAAATCCAGAAAGTTCGGGAGGAAAGGGTGTGCGAATTTTCCAAGTTCAAAAAAAAGAAAATAGTATAATGATTGGAGATGAAGAACTAATTACTTTTTTAAAAAACCATTTTAAGGAAAATGAATACTTTTATTTTGAAGATTTTATAGTACAGCATGAAAGTATCGCAAATATTTCTCCATCGGCGGTTAATACAATAAGAATGATAACCTTACTTAATGATGAAAATAGAGTAGATATTATTGGTTCGGTATTTCGTATTAGTGTAGATTGTCCTATAGATAATTATTCAGCAGGTAATTTAGCAGCAGAGATTGATAGTGAAACAGGAGTTGTAATTTCAGGAGGTATAAGAAAAAGATCTTCTTGTGATAGTTATCATGAAATACATCCTTCAACAAAACAACAAATTTTAGGTTTAAAAGTTCCATTTTGGAATGAAATAAAGCAATTGGTTACAGAAGCTGCGCATATTGTGCCTCAAGTTAGAACAGTGGGATGGGATATTGCAATTACGCCTAGTGGTCCTATAATCATTGAAGGAAATAGTAAGTGGAATAAAGATACATGGCAAATTCCAGCTGGAAAAGGAAAACTTCATGTGATTAAAAAATATTTATAA
- a CDS encoding sugar transferase, giving the protein MYKNIFKRVIDFILALLGILVLSPIFIIAFTALYFSNKGKPFFNQERPGRYGNIFKIIKFKTMTDQTDVNGNLLPDNLRLTTVGKWVRKTSVDEIPQLINVLRGDMSLVGPRPLRVYYLPLYSNEQNRRHEVRPGITGWAQVNGRNTLSWTQKFQYDVWYVDNLSFFLDVKILFKTVFKIFKTNEVNATADITMIPFDGKN; this is encoded by the coding sequence ATGTATAAAAATATTTTTAAAAGAGTAATTGATTTTATATTAGCTTTGTTAGGGATACTAGTATTATCTCCAATATTTATAATTGCTTTTACAGCACTTTATTTTTCAAATAAAGGGAAACCTTTTTTTAACCAAGAACGCCCTGGAAGATATGGTAATATTTTTAAAATAATTAAATTCAAAACCATGACTGATCAAACGGATGTCAATGGAAATCTACTACCAGATAATCTTAGATTAACAACTGTTGGGAAATGGGTTCGTAAAACATCTGTTGATGAAATACCTCAATTAATAAATGTTTTAAGAGGAGATATGTCACTAGTAGGGCCAAGGCCATTAAGGGTGTATTATTTACCTCTTTATTCTAATGAACAAAATAGAAGGCATGAAGTTAGACCGGGAATTACAGGTTGGGCCCAAGTAAATGGCAGAAATACGTTGAGTTGGACTCAAAAATTTCAATATGATGTTTGGTATGTTGATAATTTAAGTTTTTTTTTAGATGTTAAAATTTTATTTAAAACTGTATTTAAAATTTTTAAAACAAATGAAGTTAATGCAACAGCGGACATTACTATGATTCCATTTGATGGTAAAAATTAA
- a CDS encoding acetyltransferase — MKKRAVIFGAGTYGQVYSKYLEEYYEILGFIDDNDLLKGTDIGGYSVLGNINYLFNALTKDIAVFVPIGNNSVRVNLLSKIESEGFEIPSFIHESVLLDATVELGKAIYILPSSNVMPFTKIQDYSMISMGVNIAHHVTIEKGCFFSQGVNIGASIYIKEFAYFGIGSTVMTGVSYIGKNTLIGAGTLIIKNVPDEVVMIGNPGKILRTNINH; from the coding sequence ATGAAGAAAAGAGCGGTTATTTTTGGTGCGGGTACCTATGGTCAAGTATATTCAAAATACTTAGAAGAATATTACGAAATTCTCGGTTTTATTGATGATAATGATTTGTTGAAAGGGACTGATATTGGAGGATATTCTGTTCTAGGTAATATTAATTATTTATTTAATGCATTAACTAAAGATATAGCTGTTTTTGTTCCAATTGGTAATAACTCTGTTCGAGTTAATTTGCTTTCAAAGATAGAGTCAGAAGGATTTGAGATACCATCTTTTATTCATGAATCCGTATTGCTGGATGCAACAGTTGAGTTAGGAAAAGCAATATATATATTACCTAGTTCTAATGTGATGCCATTTACAAAAATACAAGATTATTCAATGATAAGTATGGGTGTTAATATTGCTCATCATGTTACCATTGAAAAGGGATGTTTTTTTTCACAAGGAGTAAATATAGGTGCGTCAATTTACATAAAAGAATTTGCTTATTTTGGAATAGGTTCTACAGTGATGACAGGTGTTTCTTATATTGGTAAAAATACATTAATCGGAGCAGGAACTTTAATTATTAAAAATGTTCCAGATGAAGTAGTAATGATAGGAAATCCTGGAAAAATTTTAAGAACTAATATAAATCATTAA